One Formosa agariphila KMM 3901 genomic window, GGTGTTTTTTATTTCGTCTGGTAAGAACTCTTGTTCTGCAAAATTATTAGCATAACTGTGTGCGTATTTATAATCTTCACCGTACCCTAATTCTTTCATAAGTTTTGTAGGTGCATTTCTAATCCCTAACGGCACAGATAAATCTCCTGTAGCACGTACTAATTGTTGTGCTTTTCCAATAGCTTCGTAGGCCGAATTACTTTTAGGAGAACATGCTAAATAGGTCGTGCATTGACTTAAAGTTATTCTCGATTCTGGATAGCCAATTGCCGAAACGGCCTGAAAGGTATTGTTGGCAATTACTAACGCTGTAGGATTGGCATTCCCGATATCTTCACTAGCCAATATTAGAAGTCGGCGTGCAATAAATTTTACATCTTCACCACCTTCAATCATACGTGCTAAATAATACACGGCAGCATTTGGATCGCTTCCGCGGATAGATTTTATAAAAGCAGAAATAATGTCGTAATGTTGTTCGCCAGTTTTATCGTAGCGTGCAGTGTTATTCTGAATTTTTGCAAGTACAATATCATCTGTAATCACAATATCGTCACCTTCAAAGGTATTCACTAATAACTCGAAAATATTTAGGAGTTTTCGTCCATCACCTCCAGAAAGGCGTAATAATGCGGCTGTTTCTTCAAGCTTTATGTTTTTTTCGGCTAAAGCCTTATCTGTTGCAATTGCACGATGTAAAAGCTGTTCTAAATCGGTTTTTTCAAAAGCTTTTAAAATATAAACTTGACATCGAGATAATAATGCGGGTATAACTTCAAAACTAGGGTTTTCTGTGGTTGCACCAATTAACGTGACCCAGCCTTTTTCAACTGCTTGCAACAACGAATCTTGCTGCGATTTACTAAACCTATGAATTTCATCAATAAATAAAATAGGATTTTTAGTTGTGAATAAACCTCCGCTTTGTTTTGCTTTGTCTATAACTTCACGAATATCTTTTACTCCAGAATTTATGGCACTTAATGTGTAAAATGGCCTTCCAGATTGTGTGGCAACTATATTGGCTAAAGTGGTTTTTCCAGTTCCTGGAGGTCCCCAAAAAATCATCGAGGAAATTAAGCCTTGTTTTAATTGTATACGCAATGGGCCTTGTGGACCAACAAGATGTGTTTGACTGATATAATCGTCTAAAGTTTCTGGACGTAATCGTTCTGCTAAAGGTGCGTTCATATTGTAAAATTACTGTATTTTTTAAAGGTATTTAAATAAAACACGACTGACATTTTATCAATTTAAAAATATTGGTTTACAATTTGATTAACATAAGTAAATTCAATTTATGAAACAACACGACCATTTTAAATTTTCTAACGGCGTTATTGCATATCCGTTAGTCTTTATTTTAATACTGTGGTATGTGTTTTGGTTTGAAATAGAAACGAATATTTTCTTTAATAAACATGGAATTTATCCGCGTACATTAGAAGGTTTACAAGGCGTTGTTTTTAGTCCGTTTATACATTCTGGGATTTCGCATTTATACCATAATACCATTCCGTTATTTGTATTAAGTGTAGCCTTATTTTATTTCTATAGACCCATTGCGTGGAAGGTTTTAGGCTATGGTATTTTAATGTCTGGTTTTTTAACCTGGTGTATTGCTAGACCTTCTTACCATATTGGAGCTAGTGGGTTGATATATGTATTGGTAAGTTTTATCTTTTTTAAAGGCGTTTTTGCTAAACATTTTAGATTGATTGCCCTTTCGCTATTAGTGGTGTTTTTATACGGAAGTATGATTTGGTATGTCATGCCTATGGAGGACGGTATATCTTGGGAAGGTCATTTATCGGGGCTGATTACGGGGTTGTTTTTTGCTTTAATTTTTAAGAAGACAATAGCAAAACCCGAAAAATATGCTTGGGAACACGAAGATTATAATGAAGCCGAAGATGACTTTCTAAAACAGTTTGATGCCGATGGAAACTTTATAGAGCAAAAACCTATGGAGGAAGACGAAATAGACGTTGAAGAAATTTCTACTGAAGATTCGTCAACGTCATATCGTTATATATTTAAAGAAAATAAATCTGAAGATTAGCGACGTTGTCTTACAGCTTCGTATAAGAACGCACCACAAGCTACAGAAACATTTAAAGATTCAATCTCACCTAGTATAGGTAGTTTAGCTTTAGCATCTACAAGTTTTAAAACAGAAGGATTAATTCCTTTTCCTTCAGACCCCATAATTATAGCACAGGGTTCGGTAAATGACACATCGTATAATACATCATCAGTTTTTTCTGTAGCCGCAATAACTTTTATTCCCGATGCTTGCATAAAAAACATGGCATCTTTAATATGGTCTACTTTACAAATAGGCATTTTAAATACCGCACCAGCACTTGTTTTAATAGTATCTCCATTTACAGGAGCACCTCCTTTTTTCTGAATAATAATACCATCAACACCAGTACATTCTGCCGTACGTATAATAGCACCAAAGTTTCTAACATCACTTAATTGGTCTAATAGCAAGAATAGGGGAGTCTTTCCAGAT contains:
- a CDS encoding replication-associated recombination protein A → MNAPLAERLRPETLDDYISQTHLVGPQGPLRIQLKQGLISSMIFWGPPGTGKTTLANIVATQSGRPFYTLSAINSGVKDIREVIDKAKQSGGLFTTKNPILFIDEIHRFSKSQQDSLLQAVEKGWVTLIGATTENPSFEVIPALLSRCQVYILKAFEKTDLEQLLHRAIATDKALAEKNIKLEETAALLRLSGGDGRKLLNIFELLVNTFEGDDIVITDDIVLAKIQNNTARYDKTGEQHYDIISAFIKSIRGSDPNAAVYYLARMIEGGEDVKFIARRLLILASEDIGNANPTALVIANNTFQAVSAIGYPESRITLSQCTTYLACSPKSNSAYEAIGKAQQLVRATGDLSVPLGIRNAPTKLMKELGYGEDYKYAHSYANNFAEQEFLPDEIKNTKLYEPGANAREQSDRNFLKQRWKTKYGY
- a CDS encoding rhomboid family intramembrane serine protease; translated protein: MKQHDHFKFSNGVIAYPLVFILILWYVFWFEIETNIFFNKHGIYPRTLEGLQGVVFSPFIHSGISHLYHNTIPLFVLSVALFYFYRPIAWKVLGYGILMSGFLTWCIARPSYHIGASGLIYVLVSFIFFKGVFAKHFRLIALSLLVVFLYGSMIWYVMPMEDGISWEGHLSGLITGLFFALIFKKTIAKPEKYAWEHEDYNEAEDDFLKQFDADGNFIEQKPMEEDEIDVEEISTEDSSTSYRYIFKENKSED
- the rlmB gene encoding 23S rRNA (guanosine(2251)-2'-O)-methyltransferase RlmB, producing the protein MEKETQIFGIRAVIEAVQAGENIDKVFVQKGLKGELSHELEGVLRKQRLNFSYVPVEKLNKLTSKNHQGVVAQIAPITFWDIEELVTKVTESGKTPLFLLLDQLSDVRNFGAIIRTAECTGVDGIIIQKKGGAPVNGDTIKTSAGAVFKMPICKVDHIKDAMFFMQASGIKVIAATEKTDDVLYDVSFTEPCAIIMGSEGKGINPSVLKLVDAKAKLPILGEIESLNVSVACGAFLYEAVRQRR